AAAACAGAACCAAAACCATGTACCCCTAAACGATTTGGAAAGGTCTTAAAAGCTACCAATATCTCAAACACACAAACCagcctctttttttttaaacaacaaaaacaagatTCCTTGCTAAACCGACAACTAAACCACCAAATAGGCGGATAAGATAGACAGATAGACAAtggtacttttatttattttccttccCCTCAAGGCTTGGAGGCACATGTCATAACATGCGACTTGAACTTCTCCAATTCTGCCAGAACTTCCTCTTCCGGTCTGTAAATCAAGTCACTCATCCGCCATATCTATCAAAGAAAGAAGATAAGTTATAAACACACATATTTATGGACGAAGTTGCTCAAACAAGGATACAGAGAAAAAGAGTTACCTGCAGTGTTCCACCTCCACCAGTAGTCTCACAGTCATCAGAAACACTGACAATTGTCCAAGGGTCCTCCGCATTCCAGTGGAAATCAACTACTTTGTCCCTAAGAAAATGTATATAAACAAGACAACTTAGAAGCAAGTAAATGAGAGAGTTACAATCAAGTCTTTAAGAACCTGTGACCAGCATGCTGGAAGAAGAGCCCAGCCGGACTTTTAGCCGAACGATCAGTCTTCTTACTGACCTGATGATGGTTAgttaaacaaaaccaaacatcAGTAATCAACAATAAGAGTGACTATTTCAGACATATCTGATTGACTTATTATGTACACCGTACCCTGTCATAATCCCAGATGTTCAAGAGACCATCTTCTGCGGAACTCCCAAAAACAGATGACTTATCAGGAGACCActgaattgatttttttaacaaaacggTCCTCAGTTAGATACAAGTGAGATGATGAAACAAGAAAACATTAAGAGGTGTTAATTGAAAACCTGAACGCAAAGAACAGCAGCTTTGTGGCCTTCAAATTTGTAAATAGGCGTACCCACTCCATTTGAGGTCAGATTCCTACGATCATACAACCGAACAGTGTTGTCTGCAGACCTGACAACATACAACAACTATACCCTAATGAGTACATGTATGGATATCTTAATTAGATACACTACGTGTGCATTAATCAACATACCCTGTCAGGATGAGATTGTCATCATGAGGGTTCCAATCGACACAATGAAGATCAGCATCGTGCGCCTTTTCAACCTGATAAAGACACACACAAAAACAAAGATAAAGTAAACAAAAGGcaagaaacttcaaaacaatTTAATAGAATTAACTACCTTGGTGACAGGGCTAGTGCCTGTTCTTGCATCCCATAGTATAAGGCAAGAATCGTCACCGACACTGCAGAACTCTTGTGCACTAAAATTCACCAGAAGCATCATCAGAAAAGGCATGAAAAAAAAAGCGAGATGAAAAGGAGGGGGATTGTTCTACCTAGTGGGGCTGAAAGCGACATCTTCAACGGTATCATCATGGCCATGATATACACCTCGTGGGCCAAGAGAAGGACTCTCAGTCTTATCACCACCTTCACCAGTCTGTTTGATGATGGATCCAGATGATTTGGAATCTGTACTAGCAGCCGTTGTGATGTGGTCCTGGATACTCCACAAAACAACCGACTTGTCCTTGCCTAAGAGAAATAAAGAACCTTTGTATGAGAAACTGACAAACAAAAAGGATAAGAAACTAGAGAAACACAGACCTCCAGAGAGGACAAAGGGTTCGGTTGGGCACATTGCAAGAGCGTATTCAGCATTGTCTTGATGTCCAGTTAATATCTGTAACAAAAATGATGAGGGtaagacaaaaagaaaataaagaataacCCGCAAGGAACGAACGATTTGCGACAAGATTGTGGACATTACCAAATCAGGACGGGAAGTAGCAGCTCCAAGGACAGCATGACGGTTTGGTTGGGTTTCAACATCCCAAATGAGAACCTGGAATCAACATAATCTTATTCAGAAACAAGTATGAAAACGATACACTTGAAATAGAAGAAGGAGCAGCACTTACATCAGGACTGTCGGTGTGAGTAGCAATAATCTTACTGTTTTGTGGGAGTTCCCTGATTCTGTTAACCTGCAATACCAAAATTAGTGATGGATATTTGCATCAAACAGGGTTTTTATACTTTCTAGTAAATTCATGGACTTGTTTAAACAGTGGGgcagatacaaaaaaaaaaaacagaactagAACCAACAATGTTGATGATACATGAATATCTAGAGATACCTCTCCAGGGTGAATGATGGTCTTGAACTTCTTCACAAATGGAGAACGTGCTTCTTCGTTGAACTGaacaaaaaacacacacacattttCAGAAGATGGAGGTAACCAAATGTCACATCACAACAGGATATCCATTGTAGGAAAATTCAGTAAAAATACCTGAGATATGTGCTCTGCGGCAGCGACCCTTGGCTTAACAACTTCGCAATTCGCTATGACTAGAGTGTTGGGCACACTGCCATCAGTCTAgtgacaaaattataaaaaatattctcatGAGCCAACAAATGTTAAGGGGGCAAGTAAGATACAGGAGAAAGCTAAAAAAACCTTACTTGTTCTGAGAGGTAAAGACGCTGTCGATTCTTGTAGGTTGCTTGTTCAAGCTGTGGACCCCATCTGCCAATGGCCAAACAACAAACGAAACCTCTTAGCACAAGAGAACTAATGACTTCATCAAATATTTGCCAATTGAGGCAATTCAATCCAGGAAACCCTAGAAGaagaagtagagagagagagagagagagagagagagagagagagagaaaggaccTGCAAGAGAGGGAAGGCCAGACGAGGTTGTGATTGGCGAGCCAGTCGTAGAGAATGGGGACGAGACCTTTCCACTGAGTGTACTTCTCGTCCACACTCTGCTCCTCCTGCTTCGTTTTCTTCCCGCTTTCCTTCATTTTCCCACCCCTCTCCTCCTGCGTCT
The nucleotide sequence above comes from Brassica napus cultivar Da-Ae chromosome A9, Da-Ae, whole genome shotgun sequence. Encoded proteins:
- the LOC106369099 gene encoding WD-40 repeat-containing protein MSI4, encoding MESEEAEVAAAGAASPSGGNVTSAPKKRGRKPKSKEESQTQEERGGKMKESGKKTKQEEQSVDEKYTQWKGLVPILYDWLANHNLVWPSLSCRWGPQLEQATYKNRQRLYLSEQTDGSVPNTLVIANCEVVKPRVAAAEHISQFNEEARSPFVKKFKTIIHPGEVNRIRELPQNSKIIATHTDSPDVLIWDVETQPNRHAVLGAATSRPDLILTGHQDNAEYALAMCPTEPFVLSGGKDKSVVLWSIQDHITTAASTDSKSSGSIIKQTGEGGDKTESPSLGPRGVYHGHDDTVEDVAFSPTSAQEFCSVGDDSCLILWDARTGTSPVTKVEKAHDADLHCVDWNPHDDNLILTGSADNTVRLYDRRNLTSNGVGTPIYKFEGHKAAVLCVQWSPDKSSVFGSSAEDGLLNIWDYDRVSKKTDRSAKSPAGLFFQHAGHRDKVVDFHWNAEDPWTIVSVSDDCETTGGGGTLQIWRMSDLIYRPEEEVLAELEKFKSHVMTCASKP